A window from Zingiber officinale cultivar Zhangliang chromosome 7A, Zo_v1.1, whole genome shotgun sequence encodes these proteins:
- the LOC121999334 gene encoding arginine--tRNA ligase, chloroplastic/mitochondrial-like, which produces MFTDPCRRHRRPPSLVSNTIPPQHCLLCDSLYLRKEVVSGGFGLRNLKLSRYFNLNPTSMKVTLIDSPTIQESLESLFPDEVQPIVAACQAKFGDYQCNNAMVIWSQLKGKTTQFKNPSSIGQAIAKNLPESEMIESTSVAGPGFVNIKFSNKCLAC; this is translated from the exons ATGTTCACGGATCCTTGTCGCCGTCACCGCCGGCCTCCATCGCTTGTCTCCAACACAATTCCTCCACAGCACTGCCTCCTCTGTGATTCCTTATATTTACGGAAGGAAGTAGTGAGTGGAGGTTTTGGTCTAAGAAATTTGAAGCTTTCAAGGTATTTCAATCTGAACCCTACCTCCATGAAAGTAACACTGATTGATTCCCCAACCATACAAGAATCCCTTGAATCGTTATTCCCAGATGAAGTCCAACCCATTGTTGCGGCTTGCCAAGCAAAGTTCGGTGATTATCAATG CAACAATGCAATGGTAATTTGGTCACAATTGAAGGGGAAAACAACTCAGTTCAAGAATCCCAGTTCTATTGGCCAG GCAATTGCCAAAAATCTTCCTGAATCTGAGATGATTGAATCTACCTCTGTTGCTGGACCTGGATTTGtgaatataaaattttcaaacaagtg TTTGGCATGTTAA